In the Acidobacteriota bacterium genome, one interval contains:
- a CDS encoding D-alanine--D-alanine ligase, with translation MTDSRIHVVVLCGGRSAEHDVSLVSTRSILNHLDPGRHRISVMGLNRQGGSYDPQFLRRKLELSPDGPWEFPTGSEHWLAVLAALPPPPPVVFPVLHGPFGEDGTVQGALEVLGLPYVGAGVLGSSLAMNKVWCKQVLAHAGLPVLPFVSTTRAGWEEDPDRVVARIENDLAYPVFVKPANMGSSVGVGKSRDSGELRRHLEEALRFDLLVFAEQGVDAREIEVSVLGNEHPRASIAGEIVPSGEFYDYAAKYLDGTSRLLIPAPLSRDRMDEVRRLALETCRTLGVEGMARVDFLLEKDSHRLWINEANTIPGFTQISMYPKLWQASGLSYPGLIEKLIDLGLKRHRARQGLSVER, from the coding sequence ATGACGGACAGCAGGATTCACGTGGTGGTCCTCTGCGGAGGACGCTCCGCCGAGCATGACGTCTCCCTCGTCTCGACCCGGTCGATTCTGAACCACCTGGACCCGGGACGGCACCGGATCTCGGTCATGGGTCTGAACCGGCAGGGCGGAAGCTACGATCCTCAGTTTCTGCGCCGGAAGTTGGAGCTCTCGCCGGACGGACCCTGGGAGTTTCCCACCGGATCGGAGCACTGGCTCGCGGTTCTGGCAGCACTGCCGCCCCCGCCGCCCGTCGTGTTCCCGGTGCTGCACGGACCGTTCGGAGAGGACGGCACCGTACAGGGAGCATTGGAGGTGTTGGGGCTGCCCTACGTGGGAGCCGGCGTGCTGGGCTCGTCCCTGGCCATGAACAAGGTCTGGTGCAAACAGGTGCTGGCCCACGCCGGGCTGCCGGTCCTACCCTTCGTGAGCACGACCAGAGCGGGATGGGAGGAGGACCCCGACCGGGTCGTGGCGAGGATCGAGAACGACCTCGCATACCCCGTATTCGTGAAGCCGGCCAACATGGGTTCGTCCGTCGGAGTCGGCAAGAGCCGCGACTCCGGGGAACTCCGGCGCCATCTGGAGGAAGCCCTGAGATTTGACCTGCTGGTTTTTGCCGAGCAGGGCGTCGACGCCCGGGAGATCGAAGTTTCGGTCCTGGGGAATGAACATCCCAGGGCCTCCATCGCGGGCGAGATCGTTCCCTCCGGGGAATTCTACGACTACGCCGCCAAGTACCTGGACGGGACCAGCCGGTTGCTGATCCCGGCGCCCCTCTCCCGGGATCGGATGGACGAAGTGCGGCGGCTGGCCCTGGAGACCTGCCGAACTCTGGGAGTGGAGGGCATGGCCCGGGTCGATTTCCTGCTGGAGAAGGACAGCCACCGGCTCTGGATCAACGAAGCCAACACCATTCCGGGATTCACCCAGATCAGCATGTATCCCAAGCTCTGGCAGGCTTCGGGTTTGAGCTATCCCGGCCTGATCGAAAAGCTCATCGATCTGGGTTTAAAGCGGCATCGAGCCCGGCAGGGACTCTCGGTCGAGCGCTGA
- a CDS encoding DUF465 domain-containing protein — MDEAALKSHLMETDKEFSRLALEHQGYERQLEELVRRVYLNPEEKLRESVIKKKKLALKDQMQVIIHRHRMEAQTG; from the coding sequence ATGGATGAGGCCGCTCTCAAAAGTCATCTGATGGAGACGGACAAGGAGTTTTCCCGGCTCGCCTTGGAGCACCAGGGCTACGAGCGCCAACTGGAGGAGCTTGTTCGCCGGGTCTACCTGAACCCGGAAGAGAAGTTGCGTGAGAGCGTCATCAAGAAAAAGAAGCTGGCCCTGAAGGATCAGATGCAGGTGATCATCCATCGACACCGGATGGAGGCGCAGACCGGCTAG
- a CDS encoding phosphatidylserine decarboxylase, which produces MARDGYYFFLPLVALTLVLAWLQVMALGVVTLILAAFVAWFFRDPNRSVPDDPDAVVSPADGKIVRVRSFEEGTEVSIFLSIWNVHVNRSPVEGVLVRKEHRSGRFHLAWDDRASVENERVILTVSGDRPLTFALVAGVLARRIRVWKNEGDVLGRGDRIGLIRFGSRVDLFFPGNCDLVVSEGDRVYGGSTVLAYWNSGP; this is translated from the coding sequence ATGGCCCGAGACGGCTATTATTTCTTTCTTCCCCTGGTGGCGTTGACCCTGGTCCTGGCGTGGCTACAGGTCATGGCCCTGGGCGTGGTCACCCTCATCCTGGCGGCGTTCGTCGCCTGGTTTTTCCGTGATCCGAACCGCTCCGTTCCCGATGATCCCGACGCCGTGGTCAGCCCGGCGGACGGAAAGATCGTTCGCGTGAGATCGTTTGAGGAGGGCACCGAGGTCAGTATTTTTCTTTCGATCTGGAACGTTCACGTCAATCGTTCCCCGGTGGAAGGTGTCCTGGTCCGGAAGGAACACCGCTCCGGACGGTTTCATCTCGCCTGGGACGACCGGGCTTCGGTTGAGAACGAGCGGGTCATACTGACCGTTTCAGGCGACAGGCCCCTGACCTTCGCTCTGGTGGCGGGGGTATTGGCGCGCCGAATCCGGGTCTGGAAGAATGAGGGAGACGTCCTCGGCAGGGGTGATAGAATAGGCCTTATTCGATTCGGCAGCCGTGTCGATCTGTTCTTTCCGGGGAATTGCGACTTGGTGGTCAGTGAAGGCGATCGAGTCTACGGCGGCAGCACCGTCCTGGCGTATTGGAACTCCGGGCCGTGA
- a CDS encoding PhoH family protein produces the protein MKKVLLPDQCAEILFDLRDRNVRLLESLFQVRIGARGPRVFIEGDEKHEKVLENLLTEFSSLVSNGCSFSNGELREAFQQIAEGAGGSLHDFFPKALVLKTPIREVSPRSLNQSRYVQAIHRNDLVFGIGPAGTGKTYLAVATAVSFLQDKRVQRIVLSRPAVEAGERLGFLPGDLQEKVNPYLRPLSDALIHVIGAERVQKLMDREIIEIAPLAFMRGRTLGDSFIILDEAQNCTSEQMKMFLTRIGLNSRAVVTGDITQIDLPPGQTSGLVEARGLLKGLQGISICEFDRRDVVRHRLVKRIIQAYESMDPGAKRGARSGS, from the coding sequence TTGAAGAAGGTTCTCCTCCCGGACCAGTGCGCTGAAATTCTCTTCGACCTCCGGGACCGGAACGTGCGGTTGCTGGAGTCGCTGTTCCAGGTTCGGATCGGCGCGCGGGGCCCGCGCGTCTTCATCGAGGGGGATGAGAAACACGAGAAGGTCCTGGAGAATCTCCTCACGGAATTTTCGTCTTTGGTCTCCAATGGATGCTCCTTCTCCAACGGCGAGCTGAGGGAAGCGTTCCAGCAGATCGCCGAAGGGGCGGGCGGGAGTCTCCACGATTTCTTTCCCAAGGCTCTGGTCCTGAAGACTCCCATACGGGAAGTGTCGCCGCGGAGTCTGAACCAGTCCCGTTACGTCCAGGCCATTCACCGCAACGATCTGGTCTTCGGCATCGGTCCGGCCGGCACGGGAAAGACCTACCTTGCGGTGGCGACGGCGGTCTCGTTTCTCCAGGACAAAAGAGTCCAGAGGATCGTGTTGTCCCGTCCCGCGGTGGAAGCGGGCGAACGGCTCGGGTTCCTCCCGGGGGACCTCCAGGAAAAGGTCAACCCCTACTTGAGGCCCCTGTCGGACGCCTTGATCCACGTGATCGGGGCGGAGAGGGTGCAAAAGCTCATGGACCGGGAGATCATCGAGATCGCTCCTCTGGCCTTCATGCGGGGGAGAACCCTGGGCGACTCGTTCATCATTCTGGACGAGGCCCAGAACTGCACCTCGGAGCAGATGAAGATGTTCCTCACTCGAATCGGTCTCAATTCCAGGGCGGTCGTCACCGGGGACATTACTCAGATCGATCTTCCCCCGGGTCAAACGTCGGGCCTGGTGGAGGCCCGCGGGTTGCTCAAGGGCTTGCAGGGGATCTCGATCTGTGAGTTCGATCGCCGGGACGTGGTGCGCCACCGGCTCGTCAAGCGAATCATCCAAGCCTACGAGTCCATGGACCCGGGGGCCAAGAGAGGTGCGAGAAGTGGGTCGTGA
- the mgtE gene encoding magnesium transporter, with amino-acid sequence MQTHKIHLLAQSVRRLLRRSAFEHVANLLSKLRPGDISHIMLELGELQQRRVFSLLIKKDKDLAGQTLTGMGLDPAIALLAHFSADEAAAVLQELESDDAAQFISALPEDRAAAILDLMATEESAEVQGLLEHEAETAGRIMTPNVLAFQEVVTVGEAIHTIQTAEDLEMSFYVYVVDKRSHLVGIVSLRGLIMVPPSTPLRKIMTTDILSVRTDTDQEEVARQVALYDLLAIPVVDEENKLVGVITVDDVIDVIKEEATEDIFYMAGVESDDRIYTPPRKSVRKRLPWLLINLVTALLAATIVAFFEPTIAKFSYLAVFLPVVAGMGGNSGTQTLTVIVRGLALGEVTWKSSRAALGKELAVALTNGVVLGLLCGAVAFAWKGSFELGFVLGGALIINILVAGIVGTLIPLFLIKLNVDPAVASSIILTTFTDMVGFLSFLGLATYFLTVVSSS; translated from the coding sequence ATGCAGACGCATAAGATTCATCTGCTGGCACAATCCGTCCGCCGCCTCCTGAGGCGGAGTGCGTTCGAGCACGTCGCCAACCTTCTGTCCAAGCTGCGCCCCGGCGACATCTCCCACATCATGCTGGAGCTGGGTGAGCTGCAGCAGCGGCGGGTCTTCTCGCTGCTCATCAAGAAGGACAAGGACCTGGCGGGACAGACTCTCACCGGGATGGGTCTCGATCCGGCCATTGCGCTTCTGGCCCACTTTTCCGCCGACGAGGCGGCCGCGGTCCTCCAGGAGCTGGAGAGCGACGACGCCGCCCAATTCATCTCGGCCCTGCCCGAAGACCGGGCCGCGGCAATCCTGGATCTGATGGCCACGGAGGAATCGGCCGAAGTCCAGGGCCTGCTGGAGCATGAGGCGGAAACCGCCGGCCGGATCATGACTCCCAACGTGCTGGCCTTCCAGGAGGTCGTGACGGTGGGCGAGGCCATCCACACGATCCAGACCGCTGAAGATCTGGAAATGTCCTTCTATGTCTATGTGGTGGACAAACGGTCTCATCTGGTCGGGATCGTCTCCCTGCGGGGACTGATCATGGTTCCTCCCAGCACGCCGCTGAGAAAGATCATGACCACCGACATCCTCTCGGTGCGGACCGATACGGACCAGGAAGAAGTGGCACGGCAAGTGGCCCTCTACGACCTCCTGGCCATCCCGGTGGTGGACGAGGAGAACAAGCTCGTGGGCGTGATCACCGTGGACGACGTGATCGACGTCATCAAGGAAGAGGCCACCGAGGACATCTTCTACATGGCGGGCGTGGAGAGTGACGATCGGATCTACACACCGCCTCGGAAATCGGTGAGAAAACGGCTGCCGTGGCTGCTCATCAATCTGGTGACGGCTCTGCTGGCGGCCACGATCGTCGCCTTTTTCGAACCCACCATCGCCAAGTTTTCGTATCTGGCCGTCTTTCTGCCGGTGGTGGCCGGGATGGGGGGCAATTCGGGGACCCAGACCTTGACTGTGATCGTCCGCGGACTCGCCCTGGGAGAGGTGACCTGGAAGAGCAGTCGAGCGGCGTTGGGAAAGGAACTGGCGGTCGCCCTCACCAATGGAGTCGTCTTGGGATTGTTGTGCGGGGCCGTGGCTTTCGCCTGGAAGGGCAGCTTTGAGTTGGGATTCGTTTTGGGCGGGGCGCTCATCATCAACATTCTCGTGGCCGGCATCGTCGGCACATTGATTCCCCTGTTTCTGATCAAACTCAACGTCGACCCCGCCGTCGCTTCGAGCATCATTCTGACCACCTTCACGGACATGGTCGGTTTTCTTTCCTTCCTGGGATTGGCGACGTATTTCCTGACCGTCGTCTCCTCCTCATGA
- a CDS encoding glycine--tRNA ligase subunit alpha has protein sequence MNESDCAASRDGAEAPQTFQDIVHRLLEFWMDAGCVAQQPYDTEVGAGTMHPETFLRVLGPEPYSVVYVQPSRRPADGRYGQNPNRLYRHHQLQVILKPSPENIQDLYLESLGSIGVDLKRHDIRFEEDNWESPTLGAWGVGWQVLLDGLEITQFTYFQQAGGIELMPVPVELTYGLERIAAFISGEDSVYQLRWNREQTYGQIRWLEEAEFSRYSFEVADTDLLFNLFRLYEEECRRCHEARCVLPAYDYCLKCSHTFNLLDSRGAISVTERVALIARVRALAVATARLYLEDHGSQLSA, from the coding sequence ATGAACGAATCCGACTGTGCAGCATCCAGGGATGGAGCCGAAGCTCCGCAGACTTTTCAGGACATCGTGCACCGTCTGCTCGAATTCTGGATGGACGCGGGTTGTGTGGCGCAACAGCCCTACGACACCGAGGTCGGCGCCGGGACCATGCACCCGGAAACCTTTCTGCGGGTTCTGGGCCCTGAACCCTACAGCGTCGTCTACGTCCAGCCCAGCCGCCGGCCGGCCGACGGACGGTACGGACAGAATCCGAATCGACTCTATCGCCACCACCAGTTGCAGGTCATTCTCAAGCCGTCGCCGGAGAACATTCAGGACCTTTACCTCGAGAGCCTTGGGAGCATCGGCGTGGATCTGAAGCGTCACGACATCCGTTTCGAAGAGGACAATTGGGAGAGTCCCACCCTGGGCGCCTGGGGCGTGGGCTGGCAAGTGCTCCTGGACGGGCTCGAGATCACGCAGTTCACCTATTTTCAGCAGGCCGGCGGTATCGAATTGATGCCGGTCCCGGTGGAGCTGACCTACGGGCTGGAGAGGATCGCAGCCTTCATCTCAGGCGAGGACAGCGTTTACCAACTCCGGTGGAACCGGGAGCAGACGTACGGGCAGATTCGTTGGCTGGAAGAGGCCGAGTTCTCCCGTTACAGCTTCGAGGTTGCCGACACGGATCTGCTTTTCAACCTGTTTCGACTCTACGAGGAGGAATGCCGGCGTTGCCACGAGGCCAGATGCGTCCTCCCGGCGTACGACTATTGTCTGAAGTGCTCCCACACCTTCAACCTGCTGGACAGCCGGGGCGCCATCAGTGTCACCGAGCGCGTCGCCCTGATTGCCCGGGTGCGCGCCCTGGCAGTGGCGACGGCACGGCTTTACCTGGAAGATCATGGGTCACAGCTTTCTGCTTGA
- the holA gene encoding DNA polymerase III subunit delta, protein MRFTEFRKSLAQPHSVYVVVSTQDLFLKRVYDLCREQVAESARDFDWSVFDLEKDPAGEVVQAARTLPWVSKRRWVYVRDHGGSGSGLKDYVARPAPRTVLILELKKRSRALSRLPLVEFDKKVGPARWLRAWAKREDYVLEPAAARALVELVGDDLGRLRMELEKQFLAQWESRKITSESVAEMTLESREYDVFNLIGAMAKGQSPAALLILNRLFEKGVGFPQILAMLYWTFRRLLVAREMLERGRSFQEVLRKLKIWSYRGREGEVRRYSPDWIRRVLIRIRETDRACKSGVSEPRFHLERLLVDTCRRGQL, encoded by the coding sequence ATGCGTTTCACTGAGTTTAGGAAGTCCCTGGCCCAGCCTCATTCCGTCTACGTCGTGGTTTCGACCCAGGACCTCTTTCTCAAGCGCGTCTACGACCTCTGCCGGGAACAGGTGGCGGAGTCGGCCCGGGATTTCGATTGGTCCGTTTTCGACCTGGAGAAGGATCCGGCCGGGGAGGTGGTCCAGGCCGCTCGCACGCTGCCGTGGGTCTCCAAGCGGCGATGGGTGTACGTGCGGGACCACGGCGGATCCGGATCCGGGCTGAAGGACTATGTGGCTCGCCCGGCGCCCCGGACCGTGCTGATTCTGGAGTTGAAGAAACGCTCCAGGGCCTTGTCGCGCCTACCCCTGGTCGAGTTCGACAAGAAGGTGGGGCCGGCCCGGTGGCTGCGGGCCTGGGCCAAGCGGGAGGACTATGTCCTGGAACCGGCGGCCGCGCGGGCCCTGGTCGAGTTGGTGGGGGACGACCTGGGCCGCCTCAGAATGGAGTTGGAGAAACAGTTTCTGGCCCAATGGGAAAGCCGGAAAATCACTTCCGAGTCCGTCGCCGAAATGACCCTGGAGAGTCGGGAATACGACGTGTTCAACCTCATCGGCGCCATGGCCAAGGGGCAGTCCCCGGCGGCGCTCCTGATTCTCAACCGGCTCTTCGAGAAGGGCGTCGGCTTCCCCCAGATCCTGGCCATGCTCTACTGGACCTTCAGACGGTTGTTGGTGGCCCGGGAGATGCTCGAGCGGGGACGGTCCTTTCAGGAGGTTCTCCGCAAGCTCAAGATCTGGAGCTATCGCGGCCGGGAAGGGGAGGTGCGCCGCTACTCGCCCGATTGGATCCGGCGAGTCCTGATCCGGATTCGAGAAACGGATCGGGCCTGCAAGAGCGGCGTCTCCGAACCCCGGTTTCACCTGGAGCGCCTGCTCGTTGACACCTGTCGCCGGGGACAACTATAA
- the glyS gene encoding glycine--tRNA ligase subunit beta, whose translation MGHSFLLELGLEEMPADVISPALAGLGRNLEELMAREGVSPVPVRSYGTPRRLALLAGGLPGRQPGREELVLGPPVRVALGPDGEPGRAAVGFARSQGLNVQMLERVETPKGDYLGYRKRIPGRSLPEILQEEIPRLVAGLSWPRGMYWRESRFRFIRPLRWCVSLWDSQVVSFRFEGIDSGRITRGHRFLGKDEIRLAHAEEYPDRMRRNYVLAGMDERRRKIAGELVRKVPRGLTPVEDAHLLETVVQLNEYPSVLCGGFDEGFLDIPRQVLVTVMRHHQKYFSVIDEEGQLRPHFLTVVNTDADSDGRILQGHERVLRARLEDAAFFWRTDLKTSMEKRCEKLAGIVFHQRLGSYLDKVNRVKALCARLKSDPHLERAALFSKADLTSEMVRELPELQGVMGGLYARREGYPAAVWKAVLEHYKPVSLSDAPPSTPGGALLALADKLDTVSTCIAGGIVPTGSSDPFALRRQALGIVKILLEFRLDYPLEDLVRMARQSLPEDEAGPEPEGRILAFLERRVRHVFRNRGVSDDVIQAVQAVDSRQSLHLRFRKAVALEEMRKEADFEVLATAYKRIKNILAGQAIELDQVRAGDLREPAERTLNRAVQETRPQVAARLEKGEFLEALKQMARLRGPVDRFFDDVLVMSHEEDLRRNRLRILHEISQLFLSYADISMVART comes from the coding sequence ATGGGTCACAGCTTTCTGCTTGAGTTGGGCCTGGAGGAGATGCCTGCCGACGTCATCTCTCCGGCTCTGGCCGGGCTTGGCCGGAATCTGGAAGAGTTGATGGCCCGGGAAGGAGTGTCCCCGGTCCCGGTCCGGTCCTACGGCACTCCCAGGAGACTGGCCCTGCTGGCCGGCGGGCTGCCCGGGCGCCAGCCGGGGAGGGAAGAGCTTGTCCTGGGTCCTCCGGTCCGCGTCGCCTTGGGACCCGATGGGGAACCCGGGAGGGCTGCTGTCGGATTCGCTCGCAGCCAGGGGCTGAACGTGCAAATGTTGGAGCGGGTCGAGACTCCCAAGGGCGATTACCTGGGATACCGGAAGAGGATTCCGGGCCGTTCCCTCCCGGAAATACTCCAGGAAGAGATCCCCCGGCTGGTGGCCGGCCTCTCCTGGCCGCGCGGCATGTATTGGCGGGAGAGCCGGTTTCGATTTATCCGGCCCCTTCGCTGGTGCGTCTCGCTGTGGGATTCCCAGGTCGTCTCCTTTCGATTCGAAGGAATCGACTCGGGAAGGATCACGCGTGGCCACCGGTTCCTGGGGAAGGATGAGATCCGGTTGGCTCACGCAGAGGAGTACCCTGACCGGATGCGCCGGAACTACGTCCTGGCCGGCATGGACGAGCGGCGCCGCAAGATCGCCGGGGAGCTGGTCCGGAAGGTTCCCCGCGGGCTGACTCCCGTGGAAGACGCACACCTTCTGGAAACGGTCGTCCAGCTCAACGAGTATCCCAGCGTCCTGTGCGGAGGCTTCGACGAGGGCTTTCTGGATATCCCCCGGCAGGTGCTGGTGACGGTCATGCGCCACCACCAGAAATACTTCTCGGTGATTGACGAGGAAGGGCAGCTCCGGCCCCACTTCCTGACCGTGGTCAACACCGACGCCGACTCGGATGGCCGGATCCTCCAGGGGCACGAGAGGGTATTGAGAGCCCGCCTCGAAGACGCGGCGTTTTTCTGGCGGACCGATCTCAAGACCAGCATGGAGAAGCGGTGCGAAAAGCTGGCCGGCATCGTCTTTCACCAGCGGCTGGGAAGTTACCTGGACAAGGTGAACCGGGTGAAGGCGCTCTGTGCCCGATTGAAGTCCGACCCTCACCTGGAGCGGGCGGCCCTTTTCTCCAAGGCCGATCTCACTTCCGAGATGGTCCGCGAGCTTCCGGAGTTGCAGGGGGTCATGGGGGGCCTCTACGCGCGCCGGGAGGGTTATCCCGCTGCGGTCTGGAAGGCCGTCCTGGAGCACTACAAGCCGGTCTCTCTCAGCGATGCCCCTCCCTCCACGCCGGGCGGGGCCCTGTTGGCCCTGGCGGACAAGCTGGATACCGTCAGCACGTGTATCGCCGGTGGAATCGTTCCCACAGGCTCCAGCGATCCTTTCGCGCTCCGCCGTCAGGCCCTGGGCATCGTTAAGATATTGCTGGAGTTTCGTCTCGACTATCCGCTCGAAGACCTGGTCCGGATGGCGCGGCAGTCGCTCCCGGAAGACGAGGCCGGTCCGGAACCGGAAGGCCGGATCCTGGCCTTCCTGGAGCGGCGGGTCCGGCATGTGTTTCGGAACCGGGGCGTGTCCGACGACGTCATCCAGGCCGTACAAGCGGTAGACTCTCGTCAGAGTCTGCATCTCCGGTTCCGGAAGGCGGTCGCGCTGGAGGAGATGAGGAAGGAAGCGGATTTCGAAGTGTTGGCAACGGCCTACAAGAGGATCAAGAATATTCTGGCGGGCCAGGCCATCGAGCTGGATCAGGTCCGCGCCGGCGATCTGAGAGAACCGGCGGAACGGACATTGAACCGGGCGGTCCAGGAGACGCGCCCCCAGGTCGCCGCCAGGTTGGAGAAGGGGGAGTTTCTGGAAGCGCTGAAGCAGATGGCCCGCTTGCGCGGGCCCGTCGACCGTTTCTTCGACGACGTGCTCGTCATGTCGCACGAAGAAGATCTGCGCCGGAACCGATTGCGAATCCTCCATGAGATCTCACAGCTTTTCTTGTCCTACGCGGACATTTCCATGGTCGCGAGGACATAA
- the pssA gene encoding CDP-diacylglycerol--serine O-phosphatidyltransferase, whose amino-acid sequence MKKLRRNERRFTGPRGPRKRFRRSVFILPSLFTVGNMFAGFFALVSILNEHYQAAAIAIGIAVVLDGLDGRVARMANATSDFGVQLDSLADVVSFGIAPAVLIYSWGLADLGNFARFSAFFFFICGAVRLARFNVQLKEMKYFAGLPIPAAAAFVAAIIHYFETPPDTVFFKVSLVAMNYAVACLMVSTVRYPSFKRLNLGGRKSHLLVVILALMVAAVFFYSRQSLMAMASGYLLSGVVLRGYQFVRFRLKEPASLEEQEVRPD is encoded by the coding sequence GTGAAAAAGTTGAGACGTAACGAACGGCGATTCACAGGTCCCAGGGGCCCCAGGAAGCGATTTCGCCGTAGCGTCTTCATCCTGCCTTCGCTCTTCACCGTGGGGAACATGTTCGCGGGCTTCTTCGCCCTGGTGTCCATACTCAACGAGCACTACCAGGCGGCGGCGATCGCCATCGGGATCGCCGTCGTCCTGGACGGATTGGACGGCCGGGTGGCGCGAATGGCCAATGCCACCAGCGATTTCGGCGTTCAGTTGGACTCCCTGGCCGACGTTGTCAGCTTCGGAATCGCACCGGCGGTGCTCATTTACTCCTGGGGACTGGCCGACCTGGGCAATTTCGCCCGTTTTTCGGCCTTCTTCTTCTTTATCTGCGGGGCGGTGCGCCTCGCCCGGTTCAACGTCCAGTTGAAGGAGATGAAGTATTTCGCCGGACTTCCCATCCCGGCGGCGGCGGCCTTTGTGGCGGCGATCATCCACTACTTCGAGACCCCTCCCGACACGGTCTTCTTCAAGGTCTCACTGGTCGCCATGAACTATGCGGTGGCCTGTCTCATGGTGAGCACGGTCCGCTATCCGTCGTTCAAACGGCTCAATCTGGGAGGCAGGAAGTCTCATCTGCTGGTTGTGATTCTGGCCTTGATGGTGGCCGCCGTGTTCTTCTATTCGCGGCAGTCCTTGATGGCCATGGCTTCCGGTTACCTTCTCAGCGGCGTTGTTCTCAGGGGTTACCAGTTCGTGCGTTTTCGACTCAAGGAGCCGGCCTCTCTGGAGGAACAGGAAGTTCGACCGGACTGA
- the recO gene encoding DNA repair protein RecO: protein MSRHQSEAITLRTYPFSESHKIAVFFTRSFGKLRGIAHGARKSGGRFGGSLEPLNYVKLSFHRKEHQELAVIRSCEVLRVFPRGSTTLESTLHLSYFAELLLEFSREQEESEHLFRLALAVLAAVGSVPISLLSRYLELWTLRLEGVLPDLGGELSRPLAARAKSFMRVPPASLKAECLTLEEDKTLARFSEKLLEYHLEKPLKTRKLLKELL, encoded by the coding sequence ATGAGCCGCCACCAATCCGAGGCGATCACCCTCAGAACCTATCCTTTCTCCGAATCGCACAAGATTGCCGTCTTCTTTACCCGGAGTTTCGGGAAATTGCGGGGCATCGCTCACGGCGCCCGAAAGTCAGGCGGCCGATTCGGGGGCAGCCTGGAGCCCCTGAACTACGTGAAGTTGAGCTTTCATCGCAAGGAGCACCAGGAACTGGCGGTGATCCGGAGTTGCGAGGTGTTGCGGGTCTTTCCGCGGGGAAGCACCACGTTGGAGTCCACACTGCATCTGAGCTATTTTGCCGAGCTTCTGCTTGAGTTCAGCCGGGAACAGGAGGAGAGCGAGCATCTCTTCCGCCTGGCCCTGGCCGTTCTTGCGGCCGTCGGTTCGGTCCCCATCTCCCTGTTGTCCCGTTACCTGGAACTCTGGACCCTCAGGTTGGAAGGGGTTCTTCCCGACCTTGGCGGCGAACTGTCCCGCCCACTGGCGGCCAGGGCCAAGTCTTTCATGCGGGTGCCGCCGGCCTCGCTGAAGGCGGAGTGCCTGACCCTTGAGGAGGACAAAACGTTAGCGCGCTTTTCGGAGAAGTTGTTAGAATACCACCTCGAAAAACCGCTGAAGACCCGGAAACTGCTGAAGGAACTCCTCTGA
- the rpsT gene encoding 30S ribosomal protein S20, whose product MPNIKSADKRMRQSRRRRMRNRHYLSRMRTEIKRFRRMLEEGRSTDAEDHLPTIYTVIDHTAQKGVIHRRTAARYKSRLTHSLNRTLAASSG is encoded by the coding sequence ATGCCAAATATCAAGTCGGCGGACAAGCGCATGCGTCAGAGCCGAAGGCGCAGGATGCGAAACCGCCACTATCTGAGCCGGATGAGGACCGAAATCAAGCGTTTCCGCCGCATGTTGGAGGAGGGCCGGTCCACGGACGCCGAGGACCATCTTCCCACCATCTACACCGTCATAGACCACACCGCCCAGAAGGGCGTCATTCATCGCCGGACCGCCGCGCGCTACAAATCCCGGCTGACCCACTCGTTGAATCGGACCCTGGCGGCATCCTCGGGTTAG